A single region of the Jatrophihabitans sp. GAS493 genome encodes:
- a CDS encoding M50 family metallopeptidase: MSAVSDGGSIIGEVWDRATSSQPAPSLGLVVGTGILALLLVALPLSWRYTRHLVTIAHEAAHGVAALISGRRLEGIRLHSDTSGLTLSRGRRSGPGMVLTAFAGYVGPALLGLGGAYLLWLGHPVGLLWLALLLLALLLIQIRNWFGLWSVLISSVGVFAVSWWGSAVVQSSFAYAGTWFLLLAAPRPVLELQALRRRGQARSSDADMLARLTRIPGIIWVLAFLASAGAALAVGGSWLLRSAG, encoded by the coding sequence GTGAGCGCGGTGAGCGACGGCGGCAGCATCATCGGTGAGGTCTGGGACCGCGCCACCAGCAGCCAGCCCGCTCCCTCACTAGGGCTGGTCGTCGGCACCGGCATCCTCGCCCTGCTCCTGGTCGCCCTCCCGCTCAGCTGGCGCTACACCCGTCATCTGGTCACCATCGCCCACGAGGCGGCGCACGGCGTCGCCGCGCTGATCAGCGGGCGGAGGCTGGAGGGGATTCGACTGCACTCTGACACCTCCGGCCTCACCCTCTCCCGTGGACGTCGCAGCGGCCCGGGGATGGTCCTCACCGCCTTCGCCGGCTACGTGGGCCCGGCCCTGCTCGGACTGGGCGGCGCCTATCTGCTCTGGTTGGGCCACCCGGTCGGGCTGCTCTGGTTGGCTCTGCTCCTGCTGGCGCTGCTGCTGATTCAGATCCGCAACTGGTTCGGACTCTGGTCGGTGCTCATCAGCAGTGTCGGTGTCTTCGCGGTGTCGTGGTGGGGCAGTGCGGTGGTGCAGTCGAGCTTCGCCTACGCCGGCACCTGGTTCCTGCTGCTGGCCGCGCCCCGGCCGGTACTCGAACTGCAGGCGCTGAGGCGGCGGGGGCAGGCTCGCAGTTCGGACGCCGACATGCTGGCTCGCCTCACCAGGATCCCGGGAATTATCTGGGTGTTGGCGTTCCTGGCCAGTGCCGGGGCGGCGCTGGCGGTGGGCGGTAGTTGGCTGCTGCGCTCAGCCGGTTGA
- a CDS encoding GntR family transcriptional regulator: MPSASELHLEVDPASAIPPYEQVRAQIAAQVSDGLLPAGFRLPPVRQLAETLGLAVNTVARTYRELESAGVVETRGRGGTVVTAGGDQARRRLQQAAQQFAQLARDVGVGADEAQRIVAAAVEGLR; the protein is encoded by the coding sequence ATGCCGTCGGCCAGCGAACTGCACCTCGAGGTGGATCCTGCCTCGGCAATCCCGCCGTACGAGCAGGTCCGAGCCCAGATAGCCGCCCAGGTGAGCGATGGGCTGCTCCCCGCCGGGTTCCGGCTGCCACCGGTGCGCCAACTCGCCGAAACGCTCGGGCTGGCCGTCAACACGGTGGCGCGGACGTACCGCGAGTTGGAGAGCGCTGGGGTCGTGGAGACCAGGGGGCGCGGCGGCACTGTCGTGACAGCCGGCGGCGACCAGGCCCGGCGCCGGCTGCAGCAGGCGGCCCAGCAATTCGCCCAGTTGGCGCGCGACGTCGGGGTCGGGGCCGATGAGGCGCAGCGGATCGTCGCCGCGGCGGTCGAAGGGCTGCGCTGA
- a CDS encoding DinB family protein, with protein sequence MTDSTDSTGSAPSTWTAPTPPPLIDSPLVGAERPILEGFLAEQRHRLLSICAGLTGEQLAMRSVPPSNLSLLGLIRHMAKVERIWFRQRVAAEAVESPYAGSSDYDADFNELDPARAEEDYARLVEEFTLADRAAATAYLDSTFSHRGQLHSLRVVYVHMVEEYAQHNGHADLLRECIDGRTGLE encoded by the coding sequence GTGACTGACTCGACCGATTCGACAGGTTCGGCACCTTCGACTTGGACCGCGCCGACGCCTCCCCCGCTGATCGACTCCCCCCTCGTCGGCGCGGAACGTCCTATCCTCGAAGGGTTTCTGGCCGAGCAGCGACACCGGCTGCTGAGCATCTGCGCCGGGCTCACCGGGGAGCAACTGGCGATGCGATCGGTGCCGCCGTCGAACCTCTCGCTGCTCGGGTTGATCCGGCATATGGCCAAGGTCGAGCGCATCTGGTTTCGGCAGCGCGTGGCCGCAGAGGCGGTCGAGTCCCCCTACGCCGGCTCCAGCGACTACGACGCCGACTTCAACGAGCTGGACCCCGCTCGGGCCGAGGAGGACTACGCGCGGCTGGTGGAGGAGTTCACGCTGGCCGACCGGGCCGCGGCGACGGCTTACCTGGACTCGACCTTCTCCCACCGCGGCCAACTCCATTCGCTGCGGGTGGTCTATGTGCACATGGTCGAGGAGTACGCGCAGCACAACGGCCACGCGGATCTGCTCCGGGAGTGCATCGACGGCCGCACCGGCTTGGAGTGA
- a CDS encoding sortase domain-bontaining protein — MRKTLLAITVTALLAVAGVAYARHSSTSQAAGSRPSAASVAPQLPVKALLAQHAGLPRPTPTPRPPHDVVPSAVPTSFEIAGPAFDVKAKVCQMPYIRPLDPPGDQRHTVCWVKSDFGVAPGSNSGGTSYILGHSWSKAPLVFNPLSELAMKQVPTVKPLLQNGIPTYPVTSMNGYRITLKTTTGTLTYQVTRAFAVSKEQAGNVKSLMANTPNRVVLITCAVNGGVDADYNIVVDAYLSSSKVD; from the coding sequence ATGCGCAAGACACTGCTGGCTATCACCGTAACGGCCCTGCTCGCCGTCGCGGGAGTGGCCTATGCCCGGCACTCGTCGACGTCCCAGGCGGCCGGTTCACGCCCGTCGGCGGCCTCGGTGGCGCCGCAGCTACCCGTGAAGGCGCTCCTGGCCCAGCACGCCGGCCTCCCGAGACCGACGCCGACACCGCGTCCGCCCCACGATGTCGTCCCCTCGGCGGTGCCGACCAGCTTCGAGATCGCCGGACCGGCCTTCGACGTGAAGGCGAAGGTGTGTCAGATGCCCTACATCCGGCCGCTCGATCCGCCGGGCGACCAGAGGCACACAGTCTGCTGGGTGAAGAGCGATTTCGGGGTGGCTCCCGGTAGCAACTCCGGTGGGACGAGCTACATCCTCGGGCACTCGTGGTCGAAGGCGCCACTGGTCTTCAACCCGCTCTCGGAGCTGGCTATGAAGCAGGTTCCCACGGTGAAACCCCTCCTGCAGAACGGAATACCGACGTACCCGGTGACGTCGATGAACGGTTACCGAATCACGCTGAAGACAACGACCGGGACCCTGACCTACCAGGTCACCCGGGCCTTCGCCGTGTCGAAGGAGCAGGCCGGCAACGTCAAGTCGCTGATGGCCAACACGCCCAATCGAGTCGTCCTCATCACCTGCGCGGTAAACGGCGGGGTGGATGCCGACTACAACATCGTGGTCGACGCTTATCTGAGTTCGTCTAAGGTCGATTGA
- a CDS encoding HAD hydrolase family protein: MAADRRTLYVSDLDGTLLRPDGTLGDFTAAVVNELVAGGGLFTYATARSPYRAALLTQSLNLQLPLITYGGAVITDPVTSRTLRTATPPAAAVRTLITAAARRGLQPLVFVQHAGRDRLCWIDGPLNWGTGDFLRRRTDDPRLLPLASWSQVSLEQVFYISLIGPLTDLEECRSDLVEELADCDVLISEDVYVPGQFILDLTSAAGTKAAALQQVAAEVKADEVVCFGDNVNDLGMFGAADRSYAVANAVAEARRVATAVIGSNAVEGVARWLREHAA, translated from the coding sequence ATGGCCGCCGATCGCAGGACGCTCTACGTCTCCGATCTCGACGGGACCCTGCTGCGGCCGGACGGCACCCTGGGTGACTTCACCGCCGCGGTCGTCAATGAACTGGTCGCCGGCGGCGGCCTCTTCACCTACGCCACCGCCCGCTCCCCGTACCGGGCCGCCCTCCTCACCCAATCGTTGAACCTCCAACTGCCGCTGATCACCTACGGCGGAGCCGTGATCACCGACCCGGTCACCAGTCGGACGCTGCGAACGGCGACGCCCCCGGCCGCCGCTGTGCGAACGCTCATCACGGCGGCCGCGCGGCGCGGTCTGCAGCCGCTCGTCTTCGTCCAGCACGCGGGCCGGGATCGGCTCTGCTGGATCGACGGGCCGCTGAACTGGGGCACCGGCGACTTCCTCCGGCGTCGCACCGACGATCCGCGCCTGCTGCCGCTGGCCAGTTGGTCACAGGTGAGCCTTGAGCAGGTCTTCTACATCTCGCTCATCGGACCACTCACCGACCTCGAAGAGTGCCGCAGCGACCTGGTGGAGGAGCTGGCCGACTGCGACGTGCTCATCTCCGAGGATGTCTACGTTCCCGGGCAATTCATCCTCGATCTCACCTCAGCGGCCGGGACGAAGGCGGCGGCGCTGCAGCAGGTGGCGGCGGAGGTGAAGGCCGATGAGGTGGTCTGCTTCGGCGACAACGTCAATGATCTAGGCATGTTCGGCGCTGCCGATCGCTCTTACGCGGTGGCCAACGCCGTAGCTGAGGCGAGGCGAGTCGCCACCGCGGTGATCGGCAGCAATGCCGTCGAGGGTGTCGCCCGCTGGCTGCGCGAGCACGCGGCATGA